Genomic DNA from Bacteroides zhangwenhongii:
CATGCGCTTTTTTGTTGGCACGAAGACTGGCGGCATAGTTACCACCCACTTTATAGATACCAGTTCCGTGAGGAGCAGCACGGTCATATTCGCGAATGATAACGTACGGATTGGTAGAGAAACCACCCTTGAAGTACGGACCTACCGGAGTCACAAATACGACAAACATATATTCATCTGCCGGATGCACCCCCACTTGAGCACTTGTTCCGATCAGCAACGGACGAATGTAAAGAGAAGCACCTGTCTCGTATGGAGGAATGAAACGTTCGTTCAGTTTCACCACTTTCAGAATAGCTTCCTTGAAACGTTCAGTCGGAAGTTCAGCCATCAGGATTCCCTGACAAGTAGATTGCAGACGGGCTGCATTCTCTTCCAAACGGAAAATACGCACTTTACCGTCTTTTCCACGAAAAGCTTTCAAGCCTTCAAACGCTTCCTGACCATAATGCAAGCACGTAGCTGCCATGTGCAGATTCAGATGTTCGTCACTGCTTACTTCCAGTTCTCCCCATGCTCCATTGCGGAAATTAATTCTCACATTGTAGTCTGTCTTCATGTAGCCAAACGACAGATTCGCCCAGTCTATTTCTTTCATATTGTAACGTATTAGTTTATTTTTCTTATGTATTGATTCGCAAAAATAGCTTTTATTCTTCAGATTGCCGCTTTTCTTGCAATAATTTTTCGACTTCCTTATCTGCTTTCGTCAGTTTTTCGGTGCAGAAAGCTATTATTTCATTGGCTTCTTTGATTTTCTCACCCAAGATGTCAATATCCAATTCATTATTGTCTATCTGGCGAACAATCTTCTCGAGACGTTCCATTGCTTGAAGATAGGTTTCTTTTTTTGCTGCCACGATCGTTATATTTATTAAGAGTTAATGAGATTTGTTTCTTTTATCAGTTCCGATAAGACGGCTTTGCTCTACCACAGATTGCGCCTCCCCTTTCGAGAACCGGGTGACCAATCTGTCTCCCGACTTCAATGAGGATGCGTCCGTTACCACCTTCCCACCTCTTAG
This window encodes:
- a CDS encoding branched-chain amino acid aminotransferase, translated to MHKKNKLIRYNMKEIDWANLSFGYMKTDYNVRINFRNGAWGELEVSSDEHLNLHMAATCLHYGQEAFEGLKAFRGKDGKVRIFRLEENAARLQSTCQGILMAELPTERFKEAILKVVKLNERFIPPYETGASLYIRPLLIGTSAQVGVHPADEYMFVVFVTPVGPYFKGGFSTNPYVIIREYDRAAPHGTGIYKVGGNYAASLRANKKAHDLGYSCEFYLDAKEKKYIDECGAANFFGIKNNTYITPKSTSILPSITNKSLMQLAEDMGIKVERRPIPEEELETFEEAGACGTAAVISPIQRIDDLENGKSYVISKDGKPGPICTKLYNKLRGIQYGDEPDTHGWVTIVE
- the xseB gene encoding exodeoxyribonuclease VII small subunit yields the protein MAAKKETYLQAMERLEKIVRQIDNNELDIDILGEKIKEANEIIAFCTEKLTKADKEVEKLLQEKRQSEE